The Thermoflexus sp. genome segment ATCTCCAGCAAATGACCTATTATCTGGATGACCCGGCTTGAGGCGCTCTTTCCCACCGGGAGATCAGGGCGCGGCTGGAGGTGAGGGCAAGGGGCGCCGCGGGGAAAGCTCCGCCCGGGGGAGCGAAAGGACCGGGGGGAGGCGCCGCCCCGTATCCTGCCCGCATAGACAACAAGCGCTCGCTCATGAAATCCGCCCGAACGGAGCAAGATAGTGCCTGACCCTTCGACCCCTGGCAAAAAGTTCATCGCCATCGCGGGGAACATCGGGGTGGGAAAATCCGCGCTGACCGAACGGCTCGCCGCGGCGCTCGGATGGGAGCCGTTCTTCGAGGCGGTGGACGACAATCCCTACCTCGCGGATTTCTATCAGGACATGGCCCGCTGGGGGTTTCACTCCCAGATCTTCTTCCTGGGACGGCGGCTCCGGCACCATGTCCTCCTCCTGCAACGGCCTCACTCGGTGATCCAGGATCGCACGATCTACGAGGATGCCGAGGTCTTCGCCAGAAACCTGTATGAACGGGGGGATCTGAGCGAGCGCGACTGGCGGGTCTACCGGGAGCTCTATGAAACGCTGTTGATGTTCCTCCCACCTCCTGACCTTGTGCTCTATCTCCGGGCCTCTGTTCCGACCCTCCAGCGCCGCATCGCCCTGCGGGGCCGCGCCTTCGAACGGGCGATCTCAGCGGATTACCTGGCACGCCTGAACGATCTCTACGAGGAATGGATCCGGCGCTTCGATCTGTGCCCGGTCCTCACTA includes the following:
- a CDS encoding deoxynucleoside kinase → MPDPSTPGKKFIAIAGNIGVGKSALTERLAAALGWEPFFEAVDDNPYLADFYQDMARWGFHSQIFFLGRRLRHHVLLLQRPHSVIQDRTIYEDAEVFARNLYERGDLSERDWRVYRELYETLLMFLPPPDLVLYLRASVPTLQRRIALRGRAFERAISADYLARLNDLYEEWIRRFDLCPVLTIPADRLDFVQHPRHLRLIVDKVMEKLQGKEEVTFDDAMDDLLHEKLPS